A genomic stretch from Candidatus Rokuibacteriota bacterium includes:
- a CDS encoding pyridoxal-phosphate dependent enzyme, translated as MSAESYATGLRCIDCGAAFPLEYRLECGRCRGLLELTYDLEGLKRAGPQVFAGRGLWRYSPVLPIADRAHRVTLGEGQTPLLECPALARHLGVRRLLVKFDGTNPTGTVKDRSSATAVSAALQFGYPITSVVSSGNAGSSIAAYSARAGLRSLIFAYERASAPKLLHMSATTADLVIYKGVYDDLIVHWDRLVEERLFFDCGASRNAYKQEGKKTLAYEIAEQTDFELPDVVVAPVAVGETFIATYRGFGEMVAMGWIAKVPLMVAAQAARANAIVRAWREGKPIQPIKIGYTVAEGLAAGDPGKKGDWTLRILREHGGPAADADDEEILKTQKLLARTEGIWAGPTGVATLAALIRLLADRKLDPAQTICVIVTETGLKTEAELPSREGTAFDYAGLKDLVLSRLRQPG; from the coding sequence ATGAGCGCAGAATCATACGCGACGGGGCTCCGGTGCATCGACTGCGGGGCTGCATTCCCCCTCGAGTACCGGCTCGAGTGCGGCCGCTGCCGCGGGCTCCTCGAGCTGACCTACGATCTCGAAGGTCTCAAGCGCGCCGGTCCTCAGGTCTTCGCGGGGAGGGGCCTCTGGCGCTACAGCCCGGTCCTGCCCATCGCGGACCGCGCACACCGGGTGACGCTCGGGGAGGGTCAGACCCCGCTCCTCGAGTGCCCGGCCCTGGCCCGCCACCTCGGCGTCAGGCGGCTCCTGGTGAAGTTCGACGGCACCAACCCCACCGGCACCGTCAAGGATCGCTCCTCGGCCACGGCGGTCTCCGCAGCGCTCCAGTTCGGCTATCCGATCACCTCGGTCGTGAGCTCGGGGAACGCTGGCTCCTCCATCGCGGCGTACTCGGCGCGCGCGGGCCTCCGGTCCCTCATCTTCGCCTACGAGCGCGCCTCGGCGCCGAAGCTCCTCCACATGTCGGCGACCACGGCCGACCTCGTCATCTACAAGGGCGTCTACGACGACCTGATCGTCCACTGGGACCGGCTGGTCGAGGAGCGGCTCTTCTTCGACTGCGGGGCCTCGCGCAACGCCTACAAGCAGGAGGGGAAAAAGACCCTGGCCTACGAGATCGCCGAGCAGACTGACTTCGAGCTTCCCGACGTGGTGGTTGCGCCGGTCGCGGTGGGGGAGACCTTCATCGCCACCTACCGGGGCTTCGGGGAGATGGTCGCCATGGGGTGGATCGCGAAGGTCCCGCTGATGGTCGCCGCTCAGGCCGCGCGCGCCAACGCCATCGTCCGGGCCTGGCGCGAGGGAAAGCCGATCCAGCCGATCAAGATCGGCTACACGGTCGCCGAAGGGCTCGCGGCGGGCGACCCGGGGAAGAAGGGAGACTGGACGCTCAGGATCCTCCGCGAGCACGGCGGGCCGGCGGCGGACGCCGACGACGAGGAGATCCTCAAGACCCAGAAGCTCCTGGCCAGAACCGAGGGGATCTGGGCGGGGCCCACGGGTGTTGCGACGCTGGCCGCGCTCATCCGGCTCCTCGCCGACAGGAAGCTCGACCCCGCTCAGACGATTTGTGTCATCGTGACGGAGACGGGACTCAAGACCGAAGCCGAGCTGCCGAGCCGCGAGGGTACGGCCTTCGATTACGCGGGCCTGAAGGACCTGGTCCTGTCCCGCCTGCGCCAACCCGGCTAG
- a CDS encoding glycosyltransferase, whose amino-acid sequence MRWLIVLPFERPGHMGMDFADELRAMGHEARTFTYRRDNPLYKNRGTKAAYELWILRRLERACLEWRPGIILVFKGAPITPGLIRRVKARLDALCLNFFPDNPLWMIPFDRVEAYDLLFTKERYALRSLQQAGLRNLHYLPWYCVPALHHPVSLTPEEQQRYGSPVSFVGSRYPYRERCLRELADYPLRLWGPGWAQSDDPLVRRMVAGPPVWGREKLLVYSGSTLSLNHHHPMNDIVGVNARTFELAASGACQVVDHKEELDLLFKPGEEVLVYRDLTGLRRHLDYYLAHPDEARAIGENARRRALADHTLRHRIDEMLAVVEQRFGRRW is encoded by the coding sequence GGCCCGCACCTTCACGTACCGCCGTGACAACCCGCTCTACAAGAACCGGGGAACCAAGGCGGCCTACGAGCTCTGGATCCTCAGACGCCTCGAGCGCGCCTGCCTGGAGTGGCGGCCCGGGATCATCTTGGTGTTCAAGGGTGCGCCCATCACCCCCGGGCTCATCCGCCGCGTGAAGGCCAGGCTCGACGCGCTCTGTCTCAACTTCTTTCCGGACAACCCGCTGTGGATGATACCCTTCGACCGCGTCGAGGCCTACGATCTCCTCTTCACGAAGGAGCGCTACGCCCTCCGGAGTCTCCAGCAAGCGGGGCTCAGGAACCTCCACTACCTCCCCTGGTACTGCGTTCCCGCGCTGCACCACCCGGTGAGCCTCACGCCGGAGGAGCAGCAGCGGTACGGTTCGCCGGTCTCCTTCGTCGGGAGCCGTTATCCCTACCGGGAGCGTTGCCTGCGGGAGCTGGCCGACTACCCGCTCAGGCTCTGGGGACCCGGGTGGGCCCAGAGCGACGACCCGCTCGTGCGGCGGATGGTGGCAGGGCCGCCCGTGTGGGGACGGGAGAAGCTGCTGGTCTACTCGGGCTCGACGCTCTCGCTGAATCACCACCACCCGATGAACGATATCGTGGGCGTGAACGCCCGGACCTTCGAGCTCGCCGCCAGCGGCGCCTGCCAGGTGGTCGACCACAAGGAGGAACTGGACCTCCTCTTCAAACCCGGCGAGGAGGTGCTGGTGTACCGCGACTTGACCGGACTCCGGCGCCACCTCGACTACTACCTCGCCCACCCGGACGAGGCCCGCGCCATCGGCGAAAACGCCCGGCGGCGGGCCCTCGCCGACCACACGCTGCGGCACCGGATCGACGAGATGCTCGCCGTGGTGGAGCAGCGCTTCGGCCGCCGGTGGTGA